The archaeon CG10_big_fil_rev_8_21_14_0_10_43_11 DNA segment TAGAGCTTTTGCAGGCAATAGCCTTTAAGGAAGGGTTCAACGTATTAAATCATGTCTGCATAGGATTCTATATTCGAGACATGTTAAAGAGAGAGAAGATTTATTCATGCTATTTGACGATTTAAGATTCAAAAGAAACTCACTCACATACTACGGAAAAAGAATGGACTTTGAAACAGCAAAACAAGCAATAGAAAAATGTAAAAGGCTCATCAGGGAACTGCAATGAAAAAACTCATAACCGAAGAAAATGTTAAAGAGAATGTTTTAGATATTCTCAAGATTGAGATAACGCTAGCGTTACATTTATAAACATCTGTTTATTTAATTAAACACGTGTTCAAAGAATTAAACACTTTAAAAATCTTCCTGGAAGAGCCAGCCAGAAAGTTCAATGTAAGAGAAGTTGCAAGACTGCTTAAAATAACCCCTGCAACTGCAAGTAAGCAACTAAAATACTTTGCAAAGAAGGGCGTTCTCAAGTATGAAAAAGAGCGCATATTTGACTTATACAGTGCAGACATCGAAAGCACAACGTATAGAGACCTCAAGCTATATTACAACATAACAAAAATAAGAAATTCCGGCATCCTTGAAGCGTTAGATAAATTTTATCTTAAGCCAACCGTCATTTTTTTTGGCTCAGGAACAACAGGACATGATACAAAAAACAGCGACTTCGACTTTGTTGTTATAAGTGAAAATAAAAAAGACTTTCCAAGAAAAGCAGAGTTCGAGAAAAAAATGCAAAGAACCCTACAAATCTTTGCAGTCGCCAATCTTAACGACTTAAAAAACGAGCATCTAATAAATAATGCACTTAGTGGGATATTACTCCAAGGAGAAATACGATGGATATAGATGAAAAAGCTGGCGAAAAAGAAAGTATTGAACCAAAAAAAGAAAAAGATTTATTCAGGATTATAATTGATTTTTTCAGGAGGTTGTTTGGAAGATGAAAATATTTGGAAAAACTTTAAAAGAGTATGTCGGGCCAATAAAATATTATATTTTAATTTCTATTTTAGTTGTAATATTGCAGTATTATGTTGCGCTTCCACTAAGCAGAAATTATCCTTATATACTAGCTCTGACACAGGCTTTATGGGCCCTCATGGTAGCTTTTTCGGTAATTAAGCTCACTTTGTATTATGATTTTAATTTTAAGAATCTCTTGTTTTTAGGTGTTTTATATTCTGTTATCATCCATGGGCTAAAAGCTTTTGTATTTCGGGTATTTTCATTTCCTTATTCCGACCCCACTATTGAACAATATATTTTACACCTCTTAAACAGGTTTCTTTATGGAAGCTTTTTAGTGATGTTCATTGTTATAATTCTCGGCTTAATCTTTATCAAGCTGAAAAATAATCAAGAAGTGAGAAAATCTTCTAGATGGTTATAATTTAGGAAAACTGCCCTATCTAATTTTTAGGACTTCAAATTTATTGAGTTTAACTAGTTATTATAGGAAATTTTTATCGCAAAAAGTATATATTTGGAACATTATGCGAAATTAAGCACGGTCTTTCAATTAAATTAGAAAATGGATTAGAATTAAGAAATTATTCAAAACAATCAATAAAATCCTATCCTTATCATGTTAAAAAATTTTTAGACTATTCTAAAACAAAAGGGATAAATGAAAATAATTCAATTTTTCTTTAAGGAAATACAAAAACTTCTTGGGCATTCATCAATTAAAAACGTGAAAAGCCCCTTGGACAACCTATAACACGCTAAACGCGAGAAACACGCGTGTTACCCACCAGGAAAAAAAGCAATCTATAAAAATGGTCTGACGCTTACAATTCCTAACCTTTTTGGGCTGGTGGTCTAGTGGTATGACGCCGCCTTGGCATGGCGGAGACTGCGAGTTCGATTCTCGCCCAGTCCACTAAACAGTTATGTTCTCACAACAAACCAATACGGGTATGAAGCCGCGTGCACGCGCAAACCTTGTTCTCTACGCCTTAAGCGCGCTGCTTGCACTTCAATCACTCTATTTTCTTGCAAAAACCCCGCTGCTCGTCCTGCTTGCGCTCGCTTACGTAATCGTGTTTGGAGTTTTGTTCTCACGCGTAGGTGTTAGAAAAGAATTTTTTGCGACCACACTCGTGGTATGGAACGTTATTGCAGCACTTATCATTGTGCTCACAACGCCGTGGGGCGATAGCGGCGTTGGACAAATCATTCTTGCAATACTCATTCTTGTCTACGGCTTGCTTATTGGTAGCATTGCGCCACTTGCAATTACTATCGCGCTCTTTTTGTTTAAGAAAAGACAAAGCCTCACAGCACGCGTAAAGCGTTTGTTTTCGCGTTAAGAAATACCTTTTTATGCCATTACTGCACCAATTCACCACAGAGAGGGAAATACCGCGTGCTGTTTCGAGGAGAAGTGTGGTTGCGAAGAGCGTTTTTTGGTCTAGCCGTGTTTCTCGCGTTTACCACGCCTTTTGCGCTAGTAGAAAATAATACTGCATTTTTGCGCACTGCGCCTCTTGGCTATTTCGCGCTTCTTGGCGGCTCATTTATTCTTGTTATCATGAGCGTACGCGTGTATCGAAGTTTTAGCGAAGAAATTCACGTACTTCGCACAAAAGGCCTGCAAGTTGAGAGTCTTGCTGGTTTTAGGCAATTGCGCAAAAACGTTATTGTATCCATTTTCAAAACAAGCATTATTTTCATAAATGCATTCATCGCGTTTTTGCTGTTTGTATTCCTTGTTGACAGCGTGATAAAAACAAGCGTGATTATCATGATGTTTGTCGTGTTCTCATCACTCATGTCATGTGCGAGCATGATATTTCTTATTACCATCCCCCACATTAATTTTCAACCAGGAAGTCTCTCAAAATATTACAAATCACCAAAAGTGCCCCTGCTTCTTGACAACTTCATTACTGACACGCTTCGCTCAACTATGGACCCTGCAGCACAATTGCGCTTTGATGAGTGGACAAGCATGGTATCTGCGCTTATAAAAAAATCATACGCAAAAGAATTTTCCCAAAAAGAACGTGTTGAGCGCGCAATTGAAACAGTACTCTTGCTCACATACTTAAAGCAAGTGATTCCTGAGCGCGGACAACAAATTTTCAACACCAAAATACGACATGTCATAAAACCAGACGGTCTCTACGAGCTCAAAAAAGGCAATGGCTCACGCATATCTCTTGACGTACTTGATGAGCTTATTGCGCGCGCGCAAAAAGACAGGCCGGGCGCGTTCACGATTGTTGACCGCTTGATGACCACTCTTCTTGAACGCTTTGAAGAATTCCAGTATAGTGATTTATGGGTTGAAACCCACCTTCCCGAGCGCGTTGGCAATTACAAAAAATCGCTTACGCTCACCGTGCTCATTAGCAATCTCAAAAAAGCAAAGAGTGAACGAGAACTTACCTTGCTATTAAGTAAAGAGCATGAAATGGTCGAATCCTACACGCTTAAAATCGAGCCATTTACCGCAAGAAAAGCAGACTTTGAGCACACACTCACAAGCAAAGAAGAAAAAGCGCTTGACGTGATTGATTACGCAATTGAAGTATTGCACGCAAGCGAGGGTTTCCAGTTTCAAATCATCCCGCACACAATTGGAGACCACGTTGTGGGATTGAGCATTAACGAGAGTAACGAAACGGTATGGGGCGAATCGCTCACGTTCTCTGCTGCACACGATTACCTCTCTATTGCCACAGGCAGTGCAGCAAAGCTTGGCGCAATTGGCGGAGCACTTTTGAGCACGCTTGGACTGGGTATTTCAAGCATTCTTTCAATCTTTGGACTATAAGACAATCATGTCAATAAATTGTTTCACACTCACACGCGCTGAGGCAGCATTGTCATGACCCCCGCCCCCTAAAAGTTCTGCAATCTCGCGCGCAAGCGGTTTGTCATTGTCTTGTCCGCGAAAACTCACTTTCACTCCATCATCAATATAGCTAAACACGGCAACAGCCTGTTTATTCTTTTTTGCAAAATAATGTCCTACTTCTGAATGGAAAAGAGGCGTGTTGTAAGCTAGAACCACATACTCTCCCACCGAAATAGTAACCGGGGTGAGTCGGGTTTCAAGTGTGTGCACTAAATCATCAGCATACGCACTCATGTACGAACCCCTCTCAATTATGAGCGCTGCATCTTGTTTGAGAACCTCTTTCATTTTTTCAGGTTTATTAATAAACAGGCTCAAATAATTGTTTGCATGCTTTGTCTCATCTCCATGCTTCCACGCCCAAATATCCCTGTCTTTGACGAGTTCTACAAGGCGAGGTACGGGTTCTCCAAAAAAGTGTTTCCACGCAATAGATGTGCCACTTTCATTATTATCAAACGTGTAGGCAAAGCATTCGTGCTTGATTTGTTCAAGGGTTTTGTTCACGCCCACGTGGTGGTCAAGAATAGTGAGATGCGCGCCTGTATCAAGAAGGGTTTGTATTTGCTCAGGTTTGAATGAAAAATCAATCAAATACAGATGCGTGTCTAAATCAAGCTGATTTGCAAGTGACTGAATATTGCTTTGTGTGTAATTGTAGTCAAACGGGATTGTTTTTGAGTTTGGAAATTTTGTTAAAAACACTGCAGCACTCGTAGTACCATCAATACAGTTTTTATGATATATGCATAGATTTGTTGTCATACTACTAACAAAGAGTATTGTGATGTTAAGGGTTTTGCGGTTTGATATTACTGGACATACTGTTGCGAAACTAAATTGATTACCTAATTGCAAATGTTCTTGTGTTCAATTTAATAAAACTGCATGATAACAGTGACGCAAGACAACTTTGGATTCGCGTAAAACTTTCTGACACAACTAAAATTAAACTCAAAAAAGATGTTATCCTAAATGATTTTGACATTCCTTCTTCAACCTTTGACGAATGGATGAGAAAGGAGAGAGTGCCTATTGTTTTTACGAACAATAAGCCATCAACAATTGAACGTTATAATCAGTGCTTTGAAGAATTATTTATGATCAAAACGCGCAACTATACAAGACGAAAACAGTCTGATTATTTCGTATCTGAGATTAAGTCAAAAATAATTTACCGGTTTTTTACAAGAATTCTTGGTTTTCCTGAAGGAAAAAAATCAAAGATTATCCGATTTCCAAGTATTGTTAATCAGTTTAACAAGGACGAAAAAAGAGCTTTGATTCAAGGCTTATTGTTGACAGATGGTGGGAAATCAAACAATTCCTTTCATTATTGTACGGCAAGTAACGGATTGTGTGAAGACGTTGTGAAGATTCTTAGCGAGTTTGATGTATTGTCTACTGTGTCCAAGCAAATCTTTAAAAATGGTACGGAATATTACCATATAATCATGTCATTGGAAGATGCAAACAGCCTACTATCAATGCCGAAGTAGCTCAGCCTGGTTAGAGCGCCACAAATATTCTTCCAACAAAAACGTGACGTGATTTGGTAGGTATTGGCGATGCTCATAAGTAACTGCTTATGAACTCTGACTTCGTGATGAGATTAAGCAATAATCAAGCTGGGAAACGTGGAGGTCCGAGGGTTCGAATCCCTCCTTCGGCACTCCCTCTTTACTACCTTAATTAGTGGTTATTCACAAGAGAAAGAGTAATAACTCCAGAAGATGATTAACGGACTGTGCCTAACGCGTATCATATAGATAATGACACTATAATTATTGAAAGAGATTTAACCGAATTAGACATATTTGTTAAAGATTTTCTCAACATATTAAAAAAACATTCTGATTACCTAATTGTTAGTGGATATGTAAGTATTGCAACAGGAAGAACACGAGGTACAGAAGATGTTGACCTGCTCCTCCCCCCTCTTAGTGAAGAAACGTTTACTCAACTATTTAACGAACTCACAGAAAATGGTTTTTGGTGCTACCAAGGCGATTCCGCGGACATGGCATACAAATATATTCAGGAAGTAAACAATATCAGATTCGCAAGAAGTAATCAAATGTTCCCTAACATGGAAATTGTACCCTTCAATGAAACGAAACGGACAAAATCATTTGAATTTAATCATCCACAAAAGATAAAAATTAAAGATTTTGAGTTCAAAATTCCGCAATTAGAATTTGAAATTCTCTACAAAGAACTGGTACTTACTGGGAAAAAAGATATTGCTGATGCACGACATTTACGAATATTTTTTGTAGATATCCTAAAAAAAGAAAAGTTTGAAACGTATGAAGCGGTGATAAAATATTATGAAAACTTGGGTTGACCTAGATTACGTTGAATATTATGCTAGACAATTACGAGAGGATACTTCACTATTCAAACAGCAAAAAATGCTTATCGATTCCCAGATTAAGTCAAGCAGGGAGTTATTCAACACTAGATTCAAAAACCAAGATTTTAAAACACAAGCTCGAAAATACCTCCACGAATGCAATTTGATATAATGATTAATGAGCGGAATCTTATCAAGTTTAACTCACTTATCAAAGGAAAAGTATACAAGAATGACCAAATCTGGTACGGTCTTGTAATTGGTTTTGACCATTCCTCAGTTATTATATTGATTCCATATGATATTCATATAAATATTTAAATATGGATACTTTGCTAACTATAAACATGGCTCAGAAATCTACGACACTACAATTTTCTAAAGAACAATTTAGAGATATGGATATGTATATTTCTAAAGGTTATTACTCGTCTAAAGCAGAACTTGTTAGAGAGGCAGTTAGAGATAAACTTAGATCCTTAGAGAAAGACGAATTATATACGCAAATTCTGGAGCTCAGAAAAAAATCAAAGAATAGAGAAGCAAAGATGACATCACCCTTTATTTCAACGGAAGACTCAGATGAGCTTATGAAGCAACTTGCAAGAAAAAATAAACTGGAATTATAATTCTTCTGGTCTTCTAACAAGAATATCATATTTTCTTTCTAATTTCTTAAAATCCTTAACATTCCACGTACAGATAAATTTACAATGATTATGTATCGCACTGGCAGCATGACGCGCATCTTTTATTCCTTTAACAAATTTGGTTACAATCTTTTTAGAGAAATCAATATCCTTTTGGGTTATACGCTGAACTTCTAACTTCTTAGGGTTTTTATCAAAAAGAGCCATAAAGTCTGATTCGTCTAGTCTAGTAATTTGACAGAATTCGGCAATTACTAAATCAGAAACAACCATTGTATATTTACAATCGAAAGATGTGTTCATAAACTCTATGCTTCGCAGGTCCATAAACTCTAAGTTACGACCAAACTCACTTTGAATAAGACTTATGAAAACATTACTATTAACATATACTCTTGGCATGCAGTTCTTTTGCAACATGTTCAATAATAAAAAATCTTTTATTCCCAAATCCCTCTTAATATCAACAGGTGCATTAGCTTTCCAAAATGAGTCAATGTATAGAACACAGAACTTCTCTGGACGTGCAAGAAACTTTATTCTTTCTCAGCTCAACTATTCCAAAATTTTCTCAAACCGCAACTACTCTTAGATAGTGTCAACAGGGTCCTAAATAAAATCCTAAAAAACTAAGTTTAAAAATCATAATCTAAGGAGTATTAGTAGGAACTAAACTATCTTTCTATTGCCCCTCCTTCGGCACTTTCATGTATGTCTACTGCCTTTTTAATGATAGTTTCTCCTACAATACCCCATTTCGTATACTCAATAAACTCTTCAGGCTTCACAAACTTTCTTTCAAAGGTATACCCCGTTGCAGGGTCAGGTTTTATAGACAATAGTTTGCTTGCTTTTGCGTAGTATCTAAGTTGATAGTACGTTTCGCCGCCTTTCTCTTTTGGATTATTAGGATGAGTTACACGAATAGCGCCTAAAAGTTTGAATTCATCAATTCTAATACCTGCTTCTTCCATAATTTCTCGTTGCAGGGTTTGTGCGGGCGTTTCTTCATTTTCAGGATGCCCTCCCGGTAAACTCCACTTATCTTTTTTCTTAACTACTAAGATATCCCCATTCTCATTCAAACAAACCCCAGAGACCTGCATAATAGGTGCATCAAAAGGAGGAACGAGTGTTTCAATCCATTCCATTGTAATTGTAGTGCCTTTGTACATTATTTCTTCTTTTACCATTATTGTTCATCCATCAATTCATCTATTTTTGTAGCTATATCTTCAAGAGTTACAGATAAAAATAAAAATGTTAATTATTTAAAAACTATACCA contains these protein-coding regions:
- a CDS encoding phosphoesterase; this encodes MTTNLCIYHKNCIDGTTSAAVFLTKFPNSKTIPFDYNYTQSNIQSLANQLDLDTHLYLIDFSFKPEQIQTLLDTGAHLTILDHHVGVNKTLEQIKHECFAYTFDNNESGTSIAWKHFFGEPVPRLVELVKDRDIWAWKHGDETKHANNYLSLFINKPEKMKEVLKQDAALIIERGSYMSAYADDLVHTLETRLTPVTISVGEYVVLAYNTPLFHSEVGHYFAKKNKQAVAVFSYIDDGVKVSFRGQDNDKPLAREIAELLGGGGHDNAASARVSVKQFIDMIVL